One genomic window of Cololabis saira isolate AMF1-May2022 chromosome 3, fColSai1.1, whole genome shotgun sequence includes the following:
- the LOC133440798 gene encoding ankyrin repeat domain-containing protein 34A encodes MMGDGGPGAPVLQTEGNALLKAVFQGKLRLARLLLEGGAYINEGNERGETPVAAACLASYDDPATRQKMVRYLLEKGADPNIPDKTGRTALMHACATPAAAAMRDVVALLLENGADPSLKDYAGSSALVHAVNRGDRQTLQVLLDCCKARGQEVIIITSDTSPSGTKKTRQYLNAPPSPGLDQVCMSPSDVEIGTSSPPGDPDRDGGRDQDQDQERDQDQDRDQDRDRGRVFSFTAALPVPAARPPGERRPPPRKLLKRLNSEPWGLVASSVLVPPDRVGPPDQVGAPVLTGAPPDRVGAPPDWVGAPPDRVGAPLDRFVSDMNGLSIADPPRPPLSRRHSIETHDPGPPGPLDRSWSESCPPTSVLSWADKVQQHQILYRRNTAPEDPPAPGAAPAPGGSPDPGRVSVLERRRFNASPLSLLGPGSSRESLDSIPSSVSPVAARRRPLLERRGSGTLLLDHIAHTRPGFLPPLNVNPHRPIPDIRANGRPPSPPRILVPVAPASPKRGPEFFKVKKKLTRRHSMQPEQMKQLSTFQEVLEGGRD; translated from the exons ATGATGGGAGATGGAGGCCCCGGGGCCCCCGTCCTGCAGACGGAGGGCAACGCCCTCCTGAAGGCCGTGTTCCAGGGGAAGCTGCGTCTCGCCCGCCTGCTGCTGGAGGGCGGCGCCTACATCAACGAGGGCAACGAGCGCGGCGAGACGCCGGTGGCCGCCGCCTGCCTGGCGAGCTACGACGACCCGGCGACGCGGCAGAAGATGGTGCGGTACCTGCTGGAGAAGGGCGCCGACCCCAACATCCCCGACAAGACGGGCCGCACTGCGCTGATGCACGCCTGCGCCACGCCGGCGGCCGCTGCCATGCGGGACGTGGTGGCGCTGCTGCTGGAGAACGGCGCCGACCCGAGTCTCAAGGACTAcgccgggtcctcggcgctggtcCACGCCGTCAACCGGGGCGACCGCCAGACGCTGCAG GTTCTGCTGGACTGCTGCAAGGCCCGCGGACAGGAAGTGATCATCATCACCAGCGACACCTCGCCCTCCGGCACCAAGAAGACCCGGCAGTACCTGAACGCCCCGCCCTCGCCGGGCCTGGACCAGGTCTGCATGTCCCCGTCCGACGTGGAGATCGGCACCTCGTCCCCCCCCGGAGACCCGGACCGGGACGGGGggcgggaccaggaccaggaccaggaacgggaccaggaccaggaccgggaccaggaccgggaccggggGCGGGTCTTCAGCTTCACCGCGGCGCTGCCGGTCCCTGCAGCGCGGCCCCCCGGCGAGAGGAGGCCGCCGCCGCGGAAGCTGCTGAAGAGGCTGAACTCGGAGCCCTGGGGCCTGGTGGCGTCCTCGGTCCTGGTACCCCCGGACCGGGTCGGGCCTCCGGACCAGGTCGGGGCCCCGGTCCTGACTGGGGCCCCTCCAGACCGGGTCGGGGCTCCTCCAGACTGGGTCGGGGCCCCTCCAGACCGGGTCGGGGCTCCTCTGGACCGTTTCGTGTCGGACATGAACGGGTTGTCCATCGCTGACCCGCCCAGACCCCCGTTGTCACGGCGACACAGCATCGAGACCCACGACCCGGGCCCCCCCGGGCCCCTGGACCGGTCCTGGTCCGAGTCCTGCCCCCCCACGTCCGTCCTGTCCTGGGCCGACAaggtccagcagcaccagatcCTGTACCGCCGGAACACGGCCCCGGAGGACCCGCCCGCCCCCGGGGCGGCCCCGGCCCCAGGCGGGTCCCCGGACCCCGGCCGGGTCTCGGTTCTGGAGCGGCGGCGGTTCAACGCGTCTCCCCTGTCCCTGCTGGGCCCCGGGTCCTCCAGGGAGTCCCTGGACTCCATCCCCAGCTCCGTGTCCCCCGTGGCGGCCCGCCGGCGGCCCCTGCTGGAGCGCCGCGGGTccgggaccctcctgctggacCACATCGCCCACACCAGACCCGGGTTCCTGCCCCCCCTCAACGTCAACCCCCACCGGCCCATCCCCGACATCCGGGCCAACGGCCGGCCCCCCTCCCCGCCCCGGATCCTGGTCCCGGTGGCCCCGGCATCCCCCAAACGGGGGCCCGAGTTCTTCAAGGTGAAGAAGAAGCTGACGAGGAGACACTCCATGCAGCCGGAGCAGATGAAGCAGCTCAGCACTTTCCAGGAGGTCCTGGAGGGGGGGCGGGACTGA